One part of the Streptomyces sp. NBC_00286 genome encodes these proteins:
- a CDS encoding ABC transporter ATP-binding protein produces the protein MTTLNIDHVSRWFGNVVAVNDITMTIGPGVTGLLGPNGAGKSTLINMMGGFLAPSTGSVTLDGQAVWRNEQIYRQIGIVPEREAMYDFLTGREFVVANAELHGLGKKAAQKALATVEMEYAQDRKISTYSKGMRQRVKMASALVHEPSLLLLDEPFNGMDPRQRMQLMDLLRRMGDEGRTVLFSSHILEEVEQLASHIEVIVAGRHAASGDFRRIRRLMTDRPHRYLVRSSDDRALAAALIADPSTSGIEVDLKEGALRIQAVDFGRFTALLPRVARDHGIRLLAVSPSDESLESVFSYLVAA, from the coding sequence GTGACTACGCTCAACATCGACCACGTATCACGCTGGTTCGGCAACGTGGTCGCCGTCAACGACATCACCATGACGATCGGCCCCGGCGTCACCGGCCTGCTCGGCCCGAACGGCGCGGGAAAGTCCACCCTAATCAACATGATGGGCGGCTTCCTCGCCCCCTCCACCGGCTCCGTCACACTCGACGGCCAGGCCGTCTGGCGCAACGAACAGATCTACCGGCAGATCGGCATCGTCCCCGAGCGCGAGGCGATGTACGACTTCCTCACCGGCCGCGAATTCGTCGTCGCCAACGCCGAGTTGCACGGCCTCGGCAAGAAGGCCGCCCAGAAGGCCCTCGCCACGGTCGAGATGGAGTACGCGCAGGACCGGAAGATCTCGACGTACTCCAAGGGCATGCGGCAGCGCGTGAAGATGGCCTCCGCGCTCGTCCACGAACCGTCCCTGCTGCTGCTCGACGAGCCCTTCAACGGCATGGACCCACGCCAGCGCATGCAGCTGATGGACCTGCTGCGCCGCATGGGTGACGAGGGCCGCACGGTGCTGTTCTCGTCGCACATCCTCGAAGAGGTCGAGCAACTCGCCTCGCACATCGAGGTGATCGTCGCCGGACGGCACGCCGCGAGCGGCGACTTCCGGCGCATCCGGCGTCTGATGACCGACCGCCCGCACCGCTACCTCGTGCGCTCCAGCGACGACCGCGCGCTCGCGGCCGCGCTCATCGCGGACCCGTCGACCTCCGGTATCGAAGTGGACCTCAAGGAGGGCGCGTTGCGCATCCAGGCGGTCGACTTCGGGCGCTTCACGGCGCTGCTGCCGCGGGTGGCCAGGGACCACGGCATCCGCCTGCTGGCGGTCTCGCCCTCGGACGAGTCGCTCGAGTCCGTCTTCTCGTATCTCGTAGCGGCGTAG
- a CDS encoding ABC transporter permease produces the protein MYDPTVARLTYRGLLGRRRALILGALPVLLIVISVAVRAFTGTDDQVAADVLGGFALATMVPIIGVIAGTGAIGPEIDDGSVVYLLAKPIKRPTIIFTKLIVAIAVTMAFSAIPTFLAGMILNGNGQQIAVAYTVAALVASIAYAALFLLLGTVTRHAVVFGLVYALVWEALFGSLVAGARTLSVQQWSLAVAHEVTGGDLVTSDVGLATGTVLLIAVTVVATWFAGQKLRTLTLAGEE, from the coding sequence ATGTACGACCCCACAGTCGCCCGGCTCACCTACCGTGGCCTGCTCGGCCGCCGCCGGGCCCTCATCCTGGGCGCGCTGCCCGTCCTGCTGATCGTGATCTCCGTGGCGGTCCGTGCCTTCACCGGCACCGACGACCAGGTGGCCGCCGACGTCCTCGGCGGGTTCGCGCTGGCCACCATGGTGCCGATCATCGGTGTCATCGCCGGTACGGGCGCGATCGGCCCGGAGATCGACGATGGCTCGGTGGTGTATCTGCTCGCCAAGCCGATCAAGCGCCCCACGATCATCTTCACCAAGCTGATCGTCGCCATCGCCGTGACCATGGCGTTCTCCGCGATCCCGACGTTCCTCGCCGGGATGATCCTGAACGGCAACGGTCAGCAGATCGCCGTCGCGTACACCGTGGCCGCGCTGGTCGCCTCCATCGCGTACGCAGCACTCTTCCTGCTGCTCGGCACGGTCACTCGGCACGCGGTGGTCTTCGGGCTCGTCTACGCGCTCGTCTGGGAGGCCCTCTTCGGCTCCCTGGTGGCCGGGGCGCGCACGCTCAGCGTTCAGCAGTGGTCGCTCGCCGTGGCCCACGAGGTCACGGGCGGGGACCTCGTCACCTCCGATGTGGGTCTGGCGACGGGGACGGTGCTGCTGATCGCGGTGACCGTGGTCGCCACCTGGTTCGCGGGGCAGAAGCTGCGGACGCTGACGCTGGCCGGCGAGGAGTAG
- a CDS encoding SGM_3592 family protein: protein MARQAPRSDGQGESEDTWDDLVLDEDFIRSAETAEPSARARMLAARWRKGGPEPQPWRSDEPPAGWFFSKARRRRWRR from the coding sequence ATGGCAAGGCAGGCACCGCGAAGTGACGGTCAGGGGGAGTCCGAGGACACCTGGGACGACCTCGTCCTGGACGAGGACTTCATACGGTCCGCCGAGACGGCCGAGCCGTCGGCGCGCGCCCGTATGCTCGCGGCCCGCTGGCGCAAGGGAGGTCCCGAACCGCAGCCCTGGCGGTCCGACGAGCCGCCCGCGGGCTGGTTCTTCAGCAAGGCGCGGCGGCGCAGGTGGCGCCGCTAG
- a CDS encoding HAD family hydrolase yields MSDSAPAFPYKLVATDLDGTLLRSDEMVSERTREALAAATAAGAAHIVVTGRAAPWTRHILDELGYDGIAVCAQGAQVYDAGAHRLLTTLTLDRQLAGLALAKIEAEVGPLALAASRDGLDGDVLIGPGYQVQGQLQSVPFTDRTELWAEPLTKLYIQHPRLTDDELADAARQAVGGLVSVTMAGEGIVELLPLGLSKATGLSLAARRLGVKAADTIAFGDMPNDIPMFDWSAHGVAMANAHEELKAVADEMTLSNEDDGIAVVLERLLG; encoded by the coding sequence GTGAGCGACTCCGCTCCCGCCTTCCCGTACAAGCTCGTCGCGACCGATCTCGACGGAACGCTGCTGCGCTCCGACGAGATGGTCTCGGAGCGCACCCGTGAGGCGCTCGCCGCGGCCACCGCGGCGGGCGCCGCGCACATCGTCGTCACCGGGCGGGCGGCGCCCTGGACCCGCCACATCCTCGACGAACTCGGGTACGACGGGATCGCGGTGTGCGCTCAGGGCGCGCAGGTGTACGACGCGGGGGCGCACCGCCTGCTCACCACGCTGACCCTCGACCGGCAGCTGGCCGGCCTGGCGCTCGCCAAGATCGAGGCGGAGGTCGGTCCGCTGGCACTGGCCGCGAGCCGTGACGGCCTCGACGGCGACGTCCTGATCGGCCCGGGCTACCAGGTCCAGGGACAGCTGCAGTCCGTCCCGTTCACCGACCGCACGGAACTGTGGGCCGAGCCGCTGACGAAGCTGTACATCCAGCACCCGCGTCTGACCGACGACGAACTCGCGGACGCGGCACGTCAGGCGGTCGGTGGTCTGGTGTCCGTCACCATGGCGGGCGAGGGCATCGTCGAGCTCCTCCCCCTCGGTCTCTCCAAGGCCACGGGCCTCTCGCTCGCGGCCCGCCGTCTGGGCGTCAAGGCGGCCGACACGATCGCCTTCGGCGACATGCCCAACGACATCCCGATGTTCGACTGGTCCGCGCACGGCGTGGCCATGGCCAACGCCCATGAGGAACTCAAAGCGGTCGCCGACGAGATGACCTTGTCCAACGAGGACGACGGGATCGCGGTGGTACTGGAGCGGTTGCTGGGCTGA
- the serS gene encoding serine--tRNA ligase, protein MIDLRLLREDPDRVRASQRARGEDVALVDALLSADERRRSSGLRFDELRAEQKALGKLIPKASGDEKAELLKKAGQLAADVKAADAAQDEAAAETQELLLRLGNLVHPDVPVGGEEDFVTLETHGTIRDFAAEGFEPKDHLELGTTLGAIDVERGAKVSGSRFYFLTGIGALLELALVNAAMAQATAAGFTPMLTPALVRPQAMAGTGFLGQAAQDVYRLDNDDLYLVGTSEVALAAYHMDEIIDGDRLPLRYAGFSPCFRREAGSHGKDTRGIFRVHQFDKVEMFSYVDPADSAAEHQRLLDWEKQWLTSLELPFRVIDVASADLGSSAARKFDCEAWIPTQGKYRELTSTSDCTEFQSRRLAIRMRDGKTVKPLATLNGTLCAVPRTIVAILENHQQADGSVRVPEVLRPFLGGREILEPVAKAAK, encoded by the coding sequence GTGATTGACCTTCGCCTGCTCCGTGAGGACCCCGACCGTGTGCGTGCGTCGCAGCGCGCCCGTGGAGAGGACGTCGCGCTCGTCGACGCCCTACTCTCCGCCGACGAGCGGCGCAGGTCGTCCGGCCTCCGCTTCGACGAGCTGCGCGCCGAGCAGAAGGCGCTCGGCAAGCTCATCCCCAAGGCTTCCGGCGACGAGAAGGCCGAGCTCCTGAAGAAGGCGGGTCAGCTCGCCGCCGACGTCAAGGCGGCCGACGCGGCGCAGGACGAGGCAGCGGCCGAGACCCAGGAGCTGCTGCTCCGGCTGGGCAACCTCGTGCACCCCGACGTCCCGGTCGGCGGCGAGGAGGACTTCGTCACGCTGGAGACGCACGGCACGATCCGTGACTTCGCGGCCGAGGGCTTCGAGCCGAAGGATCACCTGGAGCTCGGCACGACGCTCGGGGCGATCGACGTCGAGCGCGGCGCCAAGGTCTCCGGCTCGCGCTTCTACTTCCTCACCGGCATCGGCGCGCTCCTGGAGCTCGCGCTGGTGAACGCGGCGATGGCGCAGGCCACGGCCGCCGGCTTCACACCGATGCTGACTCCGGCGCTGGTCCGCCCGCAGGCCATGGCCGGCACGGGCTTCCTCGGCCAGGCCGCGCAGGACGTGTACCGCCTCGACAATGACGACCTGTACCTGGTCGGCACCTCCGAGGTGGCGCTCGCCGCGTACCACATGGACGAGATCATCGACGGCGACCGCCTCCCGCTGCGCTACGCGGGCTTCTCGCCGTGCTTCCGCCGTGAGGCCGGTTCGCACGGCAAGGACACACGCGGCATCTTCCGGGTGCACCAGTTCGACAAGGTCGAGATGTTCTCGTACGTCGACCCGGCGGACTCGGCGGCCGAGCACCAGCGCCTGCTGGACTGGGAGAAGCAGTGGCTGACCTCGCTGGAGCTGCCGTTCCGGGTGATCGACGTGGCTTCGGCCGACCTGGGGTCCTCGGCAGCCCGTAAGTTCGACTGCGAGGCGTGGATCCCCACCCAGGGCAAGTACCGCGAGCTGACGTCGACTTCGGACTGCACGGAGTTCCAGTCGCGCCGCCTGGCGATCCGTATGCGGGACGGCAAGACGGTGAAGCCGCTCGCGACGCTGAACGGCACGCTGTGCGCCGTACCGCGCACGATCGTGGCGATCCTGGAGAACCATCAGCAGGCCGACGGCTCCGTACGCGTGCCCGAGGTGCTGCGGCCGTTCCTGGGTGGCCGGGAGATCCTGGAGCCGGTCGCCAAGGCCGCCAAGTGA